A region from the Geobacter benzoatilyticus genome encodes:
- a CDS encoding HD domain-containing phosphohydrolase gives MQATILTVDDEEMIRELIVSALSREGYRCFQAGSADDARLILQNNKIDLTILDIMMPGRSGVDFLEELKALSPETVVLMVTAISDTETAMNCIHLGADDYILKPFDVDRVLLTIRNSLEKQRLLMENREYQTNLEKKVEEQTRQIRTAMEDLNLAYNHTLTALVRALDAREKETGSHSERVMSYTMLLGETMGISGKDLYVMARGALLHDIGKIGISDNILLKPSKLDASEWREMKRHPQLGYDILSGIKFLKEQADMVLAHHEWFDGTGYPNGLARHNIPLPARIFSVVDTLDAMTSDRPYRKALPFEAVVSEMNRCRGTQFDPEIVDIFLSIPRQRWEEIGNINFIRNT, from the coding sequence GTGCAAGCTACCATCCTTACTGTCGATGATGAAGAGATGATAAGAGAACTCATAGTCTCTGCCCTATCCCGTGAGGGGTACCGCTGCTTTCAGGCCGGCAGTGCAGACGATGCCCGATTAATTCTTCAGAACAACAAAATAGACCTTACAATTCTCGACATCATGATGCCGGGGCGATCCGGTGTAGATTTTCTTGAAGAGCTCAAGGCCCTGAGTCCTGAAACCGTGGTGCTTATGGTAACAGCCATAAGTGATACGGAAACGGCCATGAATTGCATCCATCTCGGCGCCGACGATTATATTCTCAAGCCTTTTGACGTGGACCGCGTGCTCCTGACGATTCGCAACTCGCTGGAGAAGCAGCGTTTACTCATGGAGAATCGGGAATACCAGACAAATCTGGAGAAAAAGGTAGAAGAACAGACTCGCCAGATTCGCACTGCAATGGAAGATCTCAACCTTGCCTATAACCACACCCTGACCGCTCTGGTACGGGCCCTGGATGCCCGCGAAAAGGAAACGGGTTCCCACTCGGAACGGGTCATGAGTTACACGATGCTCCTTGGTGAAACCATGGGGATTTCCGGAAAGGATTTGTACGTCATGGCACGGGGGGCGCTGCTGCATGATATCGGTAAGATCGGCATTTCCGATAATATCCTCCTCAAACCCAGCAAACTCGATGCATCCGAATGGAGGGAAATGAAGCGTCACCCCCAACTTGGTTACGATATTCTATCGGGCATAAAGTTTCTCAAGGAGCAAGCAGACATGGTGTTGGCTCACCACGAGTGGTTTGACGGAACCGGCTACCCCAATGGGCTCGCAAGGCACAATATCCCCCTTCCCGCCCGCATTTTCTCCGTTGTCGATACCTTGGATGCCATGACATCCGACCGGCCATACCGCAAGGCGCTCCCCTTCGAAGCCGTAGTCAGTGAAATGAACCGTTGCAGGGGAACTCAGTTCGATCCGGAAATTGTCGATATTTTCCTCTCTATTCCTCGTCAGCGTTGGGAAGAAATCGGTAATATAAATTTCATCCGCAACACCTAG